In Streptomyces qaidamensis, one DNA window encodes the following:
- a CDS encoding non-ribosomal peptide synthetase yields the protein MSDPNTYRAASAAHQGIWLAHQLDPDSTLYNCCVRLALEGHLDIPSLRAAVRRALTEAESLRARFVTYGDELRLRIADVPEEPLPVVDLRAEPSGAEAAAHAWTDADLATPMDPGRDPLAAHTLLRLADDRAWLHLRYHHIVLDGYGQNLYLRRLADLYSALAAGRDPGAGPFAPLDHLLAEDEEYRLSPRHARDRAHWLREFGGAPAPVTLAGRTAAPSAAVLRSAVRLSGERVSGLLDAVPGAAGRWSLLVVAANAAYLHRLDGAREVVVGLPLAARVGRAAAATPSMAVNVLPLRLALDATTTFAQLVAQTRGRVSDAIGHQRYRGEELRAQLGLLGVSHDLYAVSVNTVAFEETPAFAGLRVTRHQVMTGPVKDLSIVAVGTQDGSGGILIEFEANPAVYDATELARHRERFTAYLDALARTPDEPLAHVDVLVGEERRLLRTWRDPGPDTPPPTENLARLFERRAALHAEDTALVDSERTLTYGEVNARANRLARLLVARGLRPGDLVGVLMERSARLVVAILATLKAGAGYVPLHHAHPEERSRQILDDTAARLLLVDALAAGHGAALAGNLPVIEADPDDENGGTGETGECDGAGEGASADLGIDVPGDALAYVMFTSGSTGRPKGVAVTHAGVAAFALDRCWSDAVAESVIFHANHAFDASTYELWVPLLRGGRVVVAPAGPPTAAHIGRLIATHRATNFHATAGLFRVLAQEAPHIFAGLREISTGGDIVSADAVRALQRACPDLVIRSTYGPTETTAFATHIPFTATDPVPDAVPIGRPMDHTRAHVLDARLRPVPIGVPGELYLAGAGLARGYWRRPGPTAERFVADPFGGPGERMYRTGDMTRWRADGTLEYLERADDQVKVRGFRIEPGEVESALRRHPGVGQAVVLVREFGVPTAGSGPARRPEGVDKRLVAYVVPSATAGSGGPPRPGELRAALARQLPDYMVPAAVVVLDALPITANGKLDRAALPVPRFGTQTPGRAPRTPLEAVLCELFADVLGVERAGIDDSFFDLGGHSLTATRLAGRVRSRLGLELEMRTLFDTPTVAALSQDLAGAKRVRPPLEPASPAALRVPPPLSYAQRRLWFIAQLEGSNATYNMPLALRLSGTLDRPALAGALADVSDRHPPLRTVFPQGPDGLPHQRVLDGGESGPPLNVVESDPAELPGLLAAQAARGFDLTRQVPLRATLFAVAPGEHVLLLVVHHIAGDAWSVPPLLRDLSAAYAARRAGSRADLPPLPVSYSDYTFWQRELLGAPDDPVSLAGSQLAYWRAALGGLPPELALPYDRPRPQAASHRCGSVPLVFDARLHDRIGRLARDAGASVFMVVQAAVAALLTRLGGGEDIPLGVPVAGRTEDALDDLVGFFVNTLVLRTDTSGDPTFRELLARVRECDLSAFGHQDLPFDRLVEALNPPRSLARHPLFQVMLAFRSVADAELELTGLRVRREPLPAPAVKFDLSFELAERFAPDGAASGISGSVEYASDLFDERTAAAVARRLVRLLDAVTTDEGLPLSGIDILEPAERTRLLADWNDTRGPLPAGTVPDLFAAHTARTPRATALVFRDTELSYQELDARVDRLAGRLARLGAGPERVVGIALPRSTELIVALLAVLRTGAAFLPLDPHLPPDRVAFMVGDAAPMCVVTREPFVAGLTDAVCPLLVPDEPGPEEAGVPAGPREPAPAPPPPGDHPAYVIYTSGSTGQPKGVVVTRKGLANRLAWVQQRYPLTPGDRVLQKTPVGFDVSVWEFFWPMTQGATLVVAEPEGHKDPDYLADVIRERGVTVTHFVPSMLQAYLRAPRAAEPSPLRRVFCSGEALSRELEAAFFATVDAPLTNLYGPTETSVDVTAWDCRPADATNAGPVPIGESVTNTRLYVLDNRLGLVPPGVVGELYVAGVQLARGYVRRPGLTAERFVADPFAATYGVSGERMYRTGDLARRRPDGQMEYVGRVDDQVKVRGFRIEPGEVEAALLRHPGVARAAVVVRADGLGEPRLIGYVVPAGAGRTGGDACDPVDVRRSLRDVLPDYMVPAAVVVLDALPVTANGKLDRAALPAPGFTAAPGGRAPRTARERTLCALVAEVLAVDSVTVDDGFFDLGGDSILSIDLVGRARAAGIRLTPGDVFRCPTVAELADVARELTTDSTPTGPGPEPGTGDLLPTPVMHWLRERGGTVDGFHQSVQVWTPPELDETGLTTALRALLDHHDALRMRLGGDDTRWLPHIREAGTVDTARCLRRVDVAGAEDVELRERVAAEAKAAAGRLRPREGVVLQAVWFDAGRRRHGQLFMTAHHLAVDAVSWRILLADLAAAWEAVAGGHRLALAPVPTSLRSWSAALVAHARAPERLAELPFWTALLKEAEPPLGGRPLDPRTDLTETARSHTVTLRAADTKPLLDRVTAAFRTDVPTVLLTGLAVALTAWHRDGGRARGGSVLIDVEGHGREASLVPGADVSRTVGWFTTLHPVRLDAGLDDETDLADIRAGGPALGAALKRVKEQLRAVPDNGVGHGLLRHLNSETAPALAALARPQILFNHLGRLTVADSLAPTPWRPVAAPPGPPHGTPGPALSHVLEITTLVEDHGTGPRLRATLSWPGGLLAEPEVAGLARLWLEALRGLARHAERPGAGGRSPSDLGLVSLSQEQIEQLEHTWRTAR from the coding sequence GTGTCAGACCCGAACACGTACCGGGCCGCGAGCGCCGCACACCAGGGCATCTGGCTGGCCCACCAACTGGACCCCGACAGCACGCTGTACAACTGCTGTGTCCGCCTGGCTCTCGAAGGCCACCTGGACATCCCGTCGCTGCGTGCGGCCGTGCGGCGCGCGCTCACGGAGGCGGAGAGCCTGCGGGCGCGCTTTGTCACGTACGGGGACGAACTGCGCCTGCGCATCGCCGACGTTCCCGAGGAGCCGCTGCCCGTCGTCGACCTGCGCGCGGAGCCCTCCGGCGCCGAAGCCGCCGCCCACGCCTGGACCGACGCCGACCTGGCCACCCCCATGGATCCCGGGCGCGACCCGCTGGCCGCGCACACCCTGCTCAGGCTGGCCGACGACCGGGCCTGGCTGCACCTGCGCTACCACCACATCGTCCTCGACGGCTACGGCCAGAACCTCTACCTGCGCCGCCTCGCGGACCTCTACAGTGCCCTGGCGGCGGGCCGTGACCCCGGCGCCGGGCCCTTCGCCCCGCTGGATCACCTTCTCGCCGAGGACGAGGAGTACCGTCTCTCCCCGCGCCACGCGCGCGACCGTGCGCACTGGCTGCGCGAGTTCGGCGGGGCACCCGCCCCCGTCACTCTCGCCGGACGCACCGCCGCGCCCTCGGCGGCCGTGCTGCGCAGCGCCGTACGACTGTCCGGGGAGCGGGTGAGCGGACTCCTCGACGCGGTGCCGGGCGCCGCGGGCCGCTGGTCGTTGCTCGTCGTCGCCGCGAACGCCGCGTATCTGCACCGGCTCGACGGTGCGCGCGAGGTGGTCGTCGGGCTGCCGCTGGCGGCACGCGTGGGGCGGGCGGCCGCGGCCACCCCGTCGATGGCGGTGAACGTGCTGCCGCTGCGCCTCGCCCTCGACGCCACGACGACGTTCGCCCAGCTCGTCGCCCAGACCCGCGGACGCGTCAGCGACGCGATCGGGCACCAGCGCTACAGGGGCGAGGAACTCCGCGCGCAACTGGGCCTGCTGGGCGTCTCGCACGACCTGTACGCGGTGTCCGTCAACACCGTCGCCTTCGAGGAGACACCGGCCTTCGCCGGCCTGCGCGTCACCCGCCACCAGGTCATGACGGGGCCGGTCAAGGACCTGTCGATCGTCGCCGTCGGCACACAGGACGGCAGCGGCGGCATCCTGATCGAATTCGAAGCCAACCCCGCCGTGTACGACGCTACGGAACTCGCCCGTCATCGCGAGCGCTTCACCGCGTACCTGGACGCCCTGGCACGCACCCCCGACGAGCCCCTGGCCCACGTCGACGTGCTCGTCGGGGAGGAGCGCCGACTGCTCCGCACATGGCGCGATCCCGGGCCGGACACACCTCCGCCGACGGAGAACCTCGCGCGGCTCTTCGAGCGCCGGGCCGCGCTCCACGCCGAGGACACGGCGCTCGTCGACTCGGAACGGACCCTCACCTACGGCGAGGTGAACGCGCGGGCGAACCGGCTCGCCCGGCTCCTCGTCGCGCGGGGCCTGCGGCCCGGCGATCTCGTGGGGGTGCTCATGGAGCGCTCGGCGCGGCTCGTGGTGGCGATCCTCGCGACGCTGAAGGCCGGTGCGGGCTACGTGCCGCTGCACCACGCCCACCCCGAGGAGCGGTCCCGGCAGATCCTCGACGACACAGCGGCGCGCCTGCTCCTCGTCGACGCCCTGGCGGCGGGGCACGGGGCGGCCCTTGCGGGAAACCTGCCCGTGATCGAGGCGGATCCGGACGACGAGAACGGCGGAACCGGCGAGACCGGCGAGTGCGACGGGGCCGGGGAGGGGGCCTCGGCCGACCTCGGTATCGACGTGCCGGGGGACGCCCTGGCGTACGTGATGTTCACCTCCGGGTCGACCGGCCGGCCCAAGGGCGTGGCGGTCACCCATGCGGGCGTGGCCGCCTTCGCGCTCGACCGGTGCTGGAGCGACGCCGTCGCCGAAAGCGTGATCTTCCACGCCAACCATGCCTTCGACGCCTCGACGTACGAACTCTGGGTGCCCCTGCTGCGCGGCGGACGCGTGGTTGTGGCGCCGGCAGGGCCACCCACCGCCGCGCACATCGGGCGGCTCATCGCCACCCACCGGGCCACCAACTTCCACGCGACCGCCGGTCTTTTCCGGGTGCTCGCCCAGGAGGCGCCCCACATCTTCGCCGGGCTGCGCGAGATCTCCACCGGCGGCGACATCGTCTCGGCGGACGCGGTCCGCGCCCTGCAGCGGGCCTGTCCGGACCTGGTGATCCGCTCCACCTACGGGCCGACGGAGACCACCGCCTTCGCCACTCACATCCCGTTCACCGCCACCGACCCGGTGCCCGACGCCGTGCCGATCGGCCGCCCCATGGACCACACCCGGGCCCACGTCCTGGACGCGCGGCTGCGCCCCGTCCCCATCGGCGTCCCGGGCGAGCTGTACCTGGCGGGCGCGGGTCTGGCCCGCGGCTACTGGCGGCGCCCCGGGCCGACCGCCGAACGGTTCGTGGCCGACCCCTTCGGCGGACCGGGCGAGCGCATGTACCGCACGGGAGACATGACCCGCTGGCGGGCGGACGGCACGCTCGAGTACCTGGAACGCGCCGACGACCAGGTCAAGGTGCGCGGCTTCCGCATCGAGCCCGGCGAGGTCGAGTCGGCGCTCAGACGCCATCCCGGGGTGGGCCAAGCGGTCGTCCTGGTAAGAGAGTTCGGCGTGCCGACGGCGGGATCCGGCCCGGCGCGGCGGCCGGAGGGGGTGGACAAGCGGCTCGTCGCGTACGTGGTGCCCTCGGCCACGGCCGGCTCCGGCGGCCCACCGCGCCCCGGGGAGCTGCGCGCCGCGCTGGCCCGGCAGCTGCCGGACTACATGGTGCCGGCGGCCGTCGTCGTCCTGGACGCCCTGCCGATCACGGCGAACGGCAAACTCGACCGCGCCGCCCTGCCCGTGCCCCGCTTCGGCACGCAGACGCCGGGGCGTGCGCCCCGCACCCCGCTGGAGGCGGTGCTGTGCGAGCTCTTCGCCGACGTCCTCGGTGTCGAGCGGGCAGGGATCGACGACAGCTTCTTCGACCTGGGCGGCCACTCGCTGACGGCCACGCGCCTCGCAGGGCGGGTGCGCTCGCGGCTCGGCCTGGAGCTCGAGATGCGGACCCTGTTCGACACGCCGACGGTCGCCGCGCTGTCCCAGGACCTGGCGGGGGCGAAACGGGTACGGCCGCCGCTGGAGCCCGCGTCCCCCGCGGCCCTGCGGGTTCCGCCACCGCTGTCGTACGCCCAGCGCCGCCTGTGGTTCATCGCGCAGTTGGAGGGCTCGAACGCGACCTACAACATGCCGCTGGCCCTTCGGCTCTCGGGGACGCTCGACCGGCCCGCCCTCGCCGGGGCGCTGGCCGACGTGTCGGACCGGCACCCACCCCTGCGCACCGTCTTTCCCCAGGGCCCCGACGGCCTGCCGCACCAGCGGGTCCTGGACGGCGGGGAGAGCGGGCCGCCGCTCAACGTGGTCGAGTCGGACCCCGCCGAGCTGCCTGGGCTGCTCGCCGCGCAGGCCGCACGCGGCTTCGACCTCACCCGCCAGGTGCCCCTGCGCGCCACGCTGTTCGCCGTCGCCCCCGGCGAGCACGTCCTGCTCCTGGTCGTCCACCACATCGCGGGTGACGCCTGGTCGGTGCCGCCGCTGCTGCGCGACCTGTCCGCGGCGTACGCGGCCCGCCGTGCGGGGAGCCGCGCCGACCTGCCGCCGCTGCCCGTGAGCTACTCGGACTACACCTTCTGGCAGCGGGAACTGCTCGGCGCACCGGACGACCCGGTCAGCCTGGCCGGATCGCAACTCGCCTACTGGCGGGCGGCGTTGGGGGGTCTGCCGCCGGAACTGGCCCTGCCCTACGACCGCCCGCGCCCGCAGGCCGCCTCCCACCGGTGCGGCTCCGTGCCGCTGGTCTTCGACGCGCGGCTGCACGACCGGATTGGGCGGCTGGCACGCGACGCCGGGGCCAGCGTGTTCATGGTCGTGCAGGCCGCCGTCGCCGCGCTCCTGACCCGGCTCGGCGGGGGCGAGGACATCCCCCTCGGGGTGCCCGTGGCCGGGCGCACGGAGGACGCCCTCGACGACCTGGTGGGCTTCTTCGTCAACACGCTGGTGCTGCGCACCGACACCTCGGGCGACCCGACCTTCCGCGAACTCCTCGCCAGAGTCCGGGAGTGCGACCTGTCGGCGTTCGGGCACCAGGACCTGCCCTTCGACCGGCTGGTCGAGGCGCTCAACCCGCCGCGGTCGCTGGCGCGGCACCCGCTGTTCCAGGTGATGCTCGCCTTCCGGAGCGTGGCCGACGCCGAGCTGGAACTGACCGGGCTGCGCGTGCGGCGCGAGCCGCTCCCGGCACCCGCCGTCAAGTTCGACCTCTCCTTCGAGCTCGCCGAACGCTTCGCCCCGGACGGCGCGGCCTCCGGAATCAGCGGCAGCGTCGAGTACGCCAGCGACCTGTTCGATGAGCGCACGGCGGCCGCCGTCGCGCGGCGCCTGGTGCGCCTCCTCGACGCGGTGACCACCGACGAGGGCCTTCCGCTCAGTGGCATCGACATCCTCGAACCCGCCGAGCGTACCCGCCTGCTGGCCGACTGGAACGACACCCGCGGCCCCCTCCCCGCAGGCACGGTGCCGGACCTCTTCGCCGCCCACACGGCCCGCACGCCGCGGGCCACCGCGCTCGTCTTCCGCGACACCGAGCTGTCGTACCAGGAACTCGACGCCCGCGTGGACCGACTGGCCGGCCGCCTCGCCCGGCTCGGAGCGGGCCCCGAGCGCGTCGTCGGAATCGCGCTGCCGAGGTCCACCGAGCTGATCGTCGCGCTCCTGGCGGTCCTCAGGACCGGCGCCGCCTTCCTGCCGCTGGACCCGCACCTTCCCCCGGACCGCGTCGCGTTCATGGTCGGGGACGCGGCCCCGATGTGCGTCGTGACACGCGAGCCCTTCGTCGCGGGACTGACGGACGCGGTGTGCCCGCTGCTCGTACCGGACGAACCCGGCCCCGAAGAAGCCGGGGTACCGGCCGGTCCCCGCGAGCCCGCCCCGGCGCCCCCCCCGCCCGGAGACCACCCCGCCTATGTGATCTACACATCCGGTTCGACGGGCCAGCCGAAGGGCGTCGTGGTGACCCGGAAAGGCCTCGCCAACCGGCTGGCCTGGGTGCAGCAGCGCTACCCCCTCACCCCCGGCGACCGAGTACTTCAGAAGACCCCCGTCGGCTTCGACGTGTCCGTCTGGGAGTTCTTCTGGCCCATGACGCAGGGCGCGACGCTGGTCGTCGCCGAACCTGAGGGCCACAAGGACCCGGACTACCTGGCCGACGTGATCCGCGAGCGCGGCGTGACCGTGACCCACTTCGTGCCGTCGATGCTCCAGGCCTACCTGCGGGCGCCGCGCGCTGCCGAACCCTCGCCACTGCGCCGGGTGTTCTGCAGCGGGGAGGCCCTGTCCCGGGAACTGGAGGCGGCCTTCTTCGCCACCGTCGACGCACCGTTGACGAACCTCTACGGGCCGACCGAGACCTCGGTGGACGTCACCGCCTGGGACTGCCGCCCCGCCGACGCGACGAACGCCGGACCCGTGCCGATCGGTGAGTCCGTCACCAACACCCGGCTCTACGTCCTGGACAACCGCCTCGGCCTGGTCCCGCCGGGCGTGGTGGGGGAGTTGTACGTGGCGGGCGTGCAGCTGGCACGCGGCTATGTGCGGCGGCCCGGGCTCACGGCGGAGCGCTTCGTCGCGGATCCGTTCGCGGCGACCTACGGGGTGTCCGGTGAGCGCATGTACCGCACCGGCGACCTGGCGCGCCGACGGCCCGACGGGCAAATGGAGTACGTCGGGCGCGTCGACGACCAGGTGAAGGTGCGCGGCTTCCGTATCGAGCCGGGCGAGGTCGAGGCCGCCCTGCTCCGCCACCCAGGGGTGGCGCGGGCCGCGGTCGTGGTCCGGGCGGACGGCCTGGGGGAGCCCCGACTCATCGGCTACGTGGTGCCCGCGGGCGCCGGCCGGACCGGCGGCGACGCGTGCGACCCGGTGGACGTGCGGCGTTCCCTGCGCGATGTGCTGCCCGACTACATGGTGCCGGCGGCCGTCGTCGTCCTGGACGCCCTGCCGGTGACGGCGAACGGCAAGCTCGACCGCGCCGCGCTGCCGGCACCCGGATTCACTGCCGCGCCCGGCGGCCGCGCTCCCCGCACGGCCCGCGAGCGGACGCTGTGCGCGCTGGTCGCGGAGGTGCTCGCGGTGGACTCGGTCACCGTCGACGACGGCTTCTTCGACCTCGGTGGCGACAGCATCCTCTCGATCGACCTGGTCGGCCGGGCACGCGCGGCCGGTATCAGACTCACGCCCGGTGACGTGTTCCGCTGCCCGACGGTCGCGGAACTCGCCGACGTGGCACGCGAGCTGACGACCGACAGCACGCCCACCGGGCCCGGCCCGGAGCCGGGGACGGGTGACCTGCTGCCGACGCCGGTCATGCACTGGCTCCGCGAGCGCGGTGGCACAGTCGACGGCTTCCACCAGTCGGTGCAGGTCTGGACCCCGCCGGAACTCGACGAGACGGGCCTCACCACGGCGCTGCGGGCCCTGCTCGACCACCATGACGCGCTGCGGATGCGTCTGGGCGGCGACGACACGCGGTGGCTCCCGCACATCCGCGAGGCGGGCACCGTCGACACGGCCCGCTGTCTGCGCAGGGTCGACGTGGCCGGGGCGGAGGACGTGGAACTGCGCGAGCGCGTCGCCGCGGAGGCCAAGGCCGCGGCGGGCCGCCTGAGGCCGCGCGAGGGGGTCGTACTGCAGGCCGTATGGTTCGACGCGGGCCGCCGGCGGCACGGTCAACTGTTCATGACCGCCCACCACTTGGCGGTCGACGCGGTGTCATGGCGCATCCTGCTCGCCGACCTCGCCGCCGCCTGGGAGGCCGTCGCCGGGGGACACCGGCTGGCACTCGCGCCCGTGCCCACCTCCCTGCGGAGCTGGTCCGCCGCCCTCGTGGCACACGCGCGGGCGCCGGAACGGCTGGCGGAGCTGCCCTTCTGGACCGCGCTCCTCAAGGAGGCCGAACCACCGCTGGGCGGGCGCCCGTTGGACCCGAGGACCGATCTGACCGAGACCGCTCGTTCCCACACGGTGACACTCCGGGCGGCGGACACGAAACCGCTGCTGGACCGGGTGACCGCCGCCTTCCGCACCGACGTGCCCACCGTGCTGCTCACCGGCCTCGCCGTCGCCCTCACCGCGTGGCACCGGGACGGCGGCCGGGCCCGGGGCGGGAGCGTGCTGATCGACGTGGAGGGGCACGGCCGCGAGGCGTCGCTCGTGCCGGGCGCCGATGTGTCCCGCACGGTGGGCTGGTTCACGACCCTGCACCCCGTACGCCTGGACGCGGGCCTCGACGACGAAACCGACCTGGCCGACATCCGGGCCGGGGGCCCCGCACTGGGTGCCGCGCTCAAACGGGTCAAGGAACAACTGCGTGCGGTGCCGGACAACGGCGTCGGCCACGGCCTGCTGCGCCATCTGAACAGTGAAACGGCGCCGGCGCTCGCCGCGCTCGCCCGTCCGCAGATCCTCTTCAACCACCTGGGCAGACTCACCGTCGCCGACTCCCTCGCCCCCACCCCCTGGCGCCCCGTCGCCGCCCCGCCAGGACCGCCGCACGGCACACCGGGCCCGGCCCTGTCCCACGTACTGGAGATCACGACGCTCGTCGAGGACCACGGGACGGGACCGCGCCTGCGCGCCACCCTCTCCTGGCCCGGCGGCCTGCTCGCCGAGCCGGAGGTGGCCGGACTGGCCCGGCTGTGGCTGGAGGCTCTGCGGGGCCTCGCCCGTCACGCGGAGCGGCCGGGTGCGGGCGGCCGGTCCCCGTCCGACCTCGGCCTGGTCTCCCTCAGCCAGGAGCAGATCGAGCAGCTCGAACACACCTGGAGGACAGCGCGGTGA